The sequence below is a genomic window from Lolium perenne isolate Kyuss_39 chromosome 4, Kyuss_2.0, whole genome shotgun sequence.
CCAGAAATGCCCTCGTATGGTATCCAAAAGTAACATGATAGCTATATTAAATGAATATTGTTGATACGGAGACTCATATCTTTAATCAATTAGGATGCAAACATGTGTGCTACAAGAAAATCCCACTAGAAGTCTAGAACTTGAACCCATGCGAACCGATGAAGGTGTGGGCATAGGAATACAACCCGAGCAATCAAGTAATTTTCAAGACCATAGTTAAATGAGAGGATTAGATACTTGATTTCTTTGTCACTAGAAAGGTTTGATAGGGCATGGATCTGACAGTCCTAAAAGATGTGATAGGGTTGTGAGAGAGCGACAACCCCTGTACTATTTTTGTATCGGATGTAATCTAACAACGAGTGTCTAATCTCTGGTCATTTACTTTGCAGTTCGAAGCTGGCACTACATCTCAAAGTTTTAAAATCCGCAGCTCAACAGAGAAGAATGTTAGATTGAGTATCCTTCAGGAATCTACATCTTATGGACCTAAAATACGCATCTCAGCTGAGAAGAATGTCAGCTTGGGTGTCCTTCAGCAATACTTTGCTGGCAGTTTAAAAGATGCTGCAAAGAGTATTGGCGGTAAGATTTTTCATGTTCTGATGATCCTTGGATTGTTATAGGAAGAATCTGAATGAAGCACATTACTGTTTGAAAAATACCAGTAAAGCATATGATGCTGCATGAAAACAGGAACTTACAGTATCGCTGTTGTTTCTTTGCCTGTTCTTTGCAGTTTGTCCTACAACACTGAAAAGGATATGCCGGAAGCATGGAATATTAAGGTGGCCATCTCGTAAGATTAAGAAGGTAAATCGGTCCCTGGAGAAGATTCAGAATGTGATAAGTTCTGTACACGGAGTCGAAGGACTAATAAAATATGATCCGGCCACCGGATGTCTTATTTCATCAGTTTCTCCTtctgaagaaccttcgatgataAATGCTGAACATAGAAGTTCTGATCCCCTACCCATGGAATCTGACTTGTCTAGACGTAAGTTCCAACCCGATTATGATGCTTACCAAAGCGAACATCTAGACCAAGCTGTACTCCCAGAAGCACACACTGCAAAAAAGTGCGAAGATCATTTTAATTTGAATCATAAAGGGTTATTTCCAAATTCACATTTTGACAGAACATCAGAAGGGACACGGTGTCAGGATGAGTCGAATGGTTCGTATCTTGCAAAAGAAATGACCTGTGCCGTCAGAATGGATGATATGCGGGTAGAAGGAGTGAATCAGAAAAATGTGCTATGGGATTATGTTTCTATGCCACAACAATGCAAAGTAGAGGCAAAAGCAAACACGGCTGATACAAAGGTTGAGCAAAGCCTGGCATCTTCTTCCAGTATGACAGATTGTTCTAGTGGCGGTACATCAAGTGATGAAACTTTGAACATAGTTAACAGAACCAATTCGAGCATAGTCATCAAGGCCTCTTACAAGGACGATACTGTAAGGTTAAAATTACCAGCATCTATGAAATACCAGAATCTGCTCAATGAGGTCGCGAGGAGGATGAAACTATCAGTTGGCACATTTCAGCTCAAATACAAGGATGATGAAGATGAATGGGTGATTTTAGAAAGTGATGCTGATCTCCAGGAATGCCTTGATGTGCTGGACACAACTGGGTCACACATTGTAAAAGTTCAAGTACGACTAAGAGATGTTCCATGTGCTACTGGAACTTCTTCGGCTAGTAGCTCCATATCGGGTCACTAAGTCAGGGACTTAGGGTgcttttgaaaaaaaaaactggTGAAAAGCGAAGGTGTTTTGCTCATGACATAGGCTTTAGTATGACCCCGATCAATAACACATGCTCATGGCATATTATGGCAAACATGTTCATTTAATCTAGGTTGAACAATGAACACACTGATTTTGACCTGGTGGCCTAGTTGGTTAAGTATATTTTGGTAGAAATGCCAGCAAACTTCTGTTTAGACATGCATCATTACAAGTTTGAAGTACAAGACTGGTAGTACAACATGCATTTCATATTTGAAGTAAAAGAATGTTAGCTGAATTTGGATCCTAAATTACATGTTTTATGATCTGCATGATGTATATTATGCCCACAGTTATTGTGCTATGTTGTTTTGCTTATGATTTCCAGCTTCTCTAGAGTAATTAAAAGCTTGTACATCACCATAATAGTTGTAGTTCTCCACTTGTCACATCAACGATTTGTTCTAGATAAATGTTAACAATACTATTTTGAGACCATGATAAATCTCCTGTCATGTAGACGGATAAATTGTTCGACACAACTAGCAACTGATGTGTCAATTGGTTTGCTAACAGAGTAATGTGAAGCAAATTCTAGTATAACAACTTTGAGTATAGTTTCACTATACTAATGGTCATCCCAATATGTTGTCGGAGTATTGCACACCGAAGGTTGCATAATTCCTTGAACTTCCTTAGCATTTGACGAGCTCTTTCTCTCATAAATGATAAATGGTACCATGATACACAACGAGAAATTGTGATGTATTTATCTAGCCAATGTCTAAACGGTAATTTTTTATCAGGAGATACTTCAAAACCATGCTTTAGTGCATCATGTAGCACTCTTGCATCTGAAGTTGATCCTTTCCAACCAGCATGCACATGCGCAAAATCCTTCCAACCAGCAAGCACATGATCAAACTTCAGATCAAAATCACAGGCCACCATAACATGCTGTGGTATCGTTTGCTTCTTGTTTTAGTATGGTTCTTGTTGCTGGTACTTTCGAAATAATGTGTACCCTCGTATAGCGCCTATGCAATCCTACATAACTAGAAGTACAAACACAATATAGTATTCTCCCTAAATTGGTGTATCTTATTTGAACTTTCTAAAATTAAAATGAGTTTGGCATGTATACTAGTATACGTACCATACGTAAGAGTCATACACATGTGAGATTTGTAATTGCATTAAGCACTTCTCCAAAATAGTAATTGATTCGTTTGCCAAGGATGCTAAAACCAATATGGCAATGTATAGTTGGTTCCACTTTTTTGTTAATGCATACATGCATGAATATATCAACTTCCGCTTCTACGGGGACATCTCTTCCATCAATAAGGTGTTCTTTATCATCTAACTTTTGAAGTGCCTTTTGCATAGATCCTAATGATGATTTCAAATTTTATTTGcaggaagaaaaaaaaagagcgAACTTATCCTTACTGTTTGTTACAAAAAATGATTGGATGATAAGACATGCATAAAAGAATTAGACTAAAAAAGAAACGCAAGACTTTTTTTTTAAAACAAGAAAAGGACCCCTAGCTTTGATATTTGATCAGCAAGTGTGCAAACAGGGATAGAATTTTATGAAGTTCTGAAATCATGTCCTTATATTGTACTCACtccgtccataaaaggatgttTTATATGTCTTAGAGTAAAATAATTATCAAGGAGCCTGAATTCTTTATTCACTAGTCACAAAAAACTCAACTTCTGAAGTTTATGACATAAGTACAATTTTTGGACAAGCTGTATAACACGATTCAAATTCTCTCTTTCATCATACTAATCACGAAAACTAAGAGGAACGGATCACATGGTAACCCACATGTGGCAGAGATACAAAAATTAATTGAGTTGGGGTTAGGGTTATCCAAGCTTGGGGATTTGCAAGAGGATAAAATGGAGTATTGGATATAATTGGCCTCACAGATCACACTTCTTATCTTGATTAAATTTCGGCTAGGAAGTTGCAATGTATTTTTTGTTGGATTGCTTGTGGAGAAGCTGCAACGTCAGCCATGACAATTCATTCTTGTATTATTTTGATGAGAAAATAAATTTGGGTTGCGTGATACATCTTGCCAAAAAGATGTGGTTACGCGGCACATTTTCTAACAAAAGGTTTTATGTGACTACTCCCCCAAAAGGCATATTTCTTGATATTTACTCTATACTGTAGTATTCTAGGACAAATGGTGACCTTCTACAAAGAAAATAATCATCTTTCACATAAGTTTGGTGGGATTCCATCTGTTCGGCCATTTTCATGTACTGTCGTTCTGATATTGCTTTGCAACCAACTTGAAGCCGATTTTCCATGCGTATCTTTTGTAGTGCACTGGAAGTTCATTATTTTAATTGTTCAAATTCTAAACATGATAGTTCAAAGTCCTCAGGAACAAATATGGAAGTTTTATACAAAAAATGTCAAGCCAGATAATCTCTAATTCAAAACGTTCAATCTATTACACATATATACTAGATTCCTTTTTACATACCCCCTTCGTTTAAAAATAGGTGTCTCAAATTTATTTAGATATGAATGTATCTCTAACTAAAATGCATCTATTCATCCAAATCTAAATAAAAGTGAGACACCTATGTTTAGACGGAGAAAGTACTTTTTTGCGGGTAAAAGAAGATTATATTAAGTGGTAGGGGTTACAAGAAGGTTAAAGTCAAGACATACTTAAGGTACTGGGATGAAATGTTTATGAAAGAGAATGCTAGTAACTTTTTCTTTGTGACAAGTGAACGGACCCAAGTGGGAGCATCATTTTAGCTATTGGGAGCACATTATTTTTTTTACAGAAACATCGAGTACAATATAGACGCACACATTCACGTACACCATGAGGACACGTACACACTCTCACGCCATAGTCTAAAAACATAAGATTGGCGAAGTCATCACATGGTATCTCACCATCGATGTCAACATTCAGCACTGAAGCCAGAGCAAAATAGTTGTGTTGGCTAGACTAATGAGAGTTAACAGATTAGTTGTGTTGACTTTTATAACTAAAACGTTTGGGCACACTTGATACTAACTTGGTAAATGTCTTTGCATAAGTTGAAACATGTTTTGGTACATAATACATCGTCCTTGGGCCTTCCTTCTCTTTTGGTATCGGGTTAATTGGTTTTATGACACTTCCCAAattacaagttgtgtttatgccattataaAAACTAAAGTTGTGTCTATGTCACTCTTAATTCTCAATACCtctttctatgccattttcagcaaTACAGCATCATATATTGCCTATATATTCAGTATTTGTGCTTGTTATACTATCtatgaaaatgttcaaatctgtGCCAAATTGTGGGGAAATGCTGCTGAATTTTTTGCACGTGGTGTTCaataatctggaccgtactttaCACATCTGTTTAATGGACCATATGTGCCTAaaaatggctcatattagaacattagactcatattagtgttcttgacattctgtaaaattttcagatttttctgagaagttTGAATTTCCGGCCAAAATTTGACCAATTTCTTTTTTgatgcaaatctgcacataaaaTGGCTCAAATTAGAGCAGTATACTTGTTTTAGTATTTTTTTCTGAAACTTTTTAAGATTTTCTGAGAAGTTCTATTTTTGCTAAAATTCGAAAATTTGGATTTTTTTGGCCTCGAAACATCAAAAGGGCGACCAAAATCTTAACGCATGGTTATTTTGGTAAATACGAAAATATAAACTGAAATACAAATATTTACTAAATTGTTTTCATGTTATTTTGCTAAAAATAGCATAGAAGAAGGTATTGATAATTGAGGGTGGCATAAACAcgacttcagtttttgtaatgatATAAACAAAACTTGTAAACTGAGGAGTGGTACAGAACCAATTCACCCTTTGTTATATGTGACATGTTTGTAATTTTGTGGAAACGTGAATAACTATATAGTTATCAAAAATCACCTTCGTGCAGTTCCTTCACACACATTTTTCACATCTTATCTGAAATTCGGCACAAATTCATTATTCTTTCGGGTCGATGCGTTTTCGTCTATGGACCGCTGATCCAATCGAACGGCCCAGACATCAACGAAAACCCGCGATAAATATGCCCCCGCGAAGCTCATTCTCCCTTcttcccctaaaaccctagcctcCGTCCCCCGCCTCCACCCTCCCAAACCcctcagccgccgccgccgccgccggcgaagaGCCCGCGGCGAGATGGCGCTCTACCTGCTCTTCGAGTCCGCGTCGGGGTACGCGCTCTTCCACGCCTACGGCATCGACGAGATCGGGCAGAGCGTGGACGCCGTGCGCTCCTCGGTGCTGGACCTCAAGCGGTTCAGCAAGGCCGTCAAGCTCGCCGGCTTCACCCCCTTCTCCTCCGCCATCGACGCACTCAACCAGTGCAACGCCATCTCCGAAGGTACCGTGTCCTCTCGCCCCCTTCTCCTCTCGCTTCATGTCTCCCCAGAGGAAGGAACGGTGGGCGTGGGTTACTGATTCTGGGTGGTGCAGGGATCATGACCGACGAGCTGAGGAACTTCCTCGAGCTCAACCTGCCCAAGGTCAAGGAGGGCAAGAAGGCCAAGTTCAGCGTCGGCGTCATGGAGCCCAAGGTCGGCTCCCACATCACCGAGGCCACCGGAATCCCTTGCCAGTCCAACGAGTATGTGCAGGAGCTGCTTCGCGCTGTGCGCCTGCACTTTGACCAGTTCATCGATCAACTCAAGGTGATGGATTTTCTGATATGTTTTACATTGTGTTCAGTAAATAATACCTTTTCAGTTTCTTGTTTGTTAACTCTGTTCCTTTGATTTTTGTTTGCAGCCTTCGGACCTGGAGAAGGCTCAGCTTGGCCTGGGGCATAGCTACAGCAGGGCAAAGGTCAAGTTCAATGTGAACCGTGTGGATAACATGGTCATTCAGGCCATCTTTCTATTGGATACACTTGATAAGGATGTCAATTCCTTCTCCATGAGAGTGAGGTTGGTTCCTTATCTTGTGCTTAACTTAACTTTCTGATGCATTGGTTTAGTTGTTGCGATGAGGCTTAGATTACCTCGAAACATATGATGTTGATGCTGATGAAGGAGTCTTGAGAAAATTCTAGATAATGATACTAGAGTTGAAATTTGCTCATTACGTTTTCAGTTTAGCTGTCAGTGTAGCGACCCTTTTTTACAATCACAGGAGTTTAAAGTAGCTGATCAATGAATTTCGTTTGTATGATCAGTTTTTTTTTGTATCATTTGTGGCATCAATCATGTTTGGTCAGTATGCTATATTTACCCCAAACACAAGTCTACTATTTTGCGCAGTTCACCTGAACAAATACATCTGTCTCCGTTTATGTCAGTTTGCATATCCAGTGATGTCACTGTTTAACTTACAGTGACTATATCTTGTGTACACTGTTGTATATTTCAAAGCATATCCTATGGTATTGAAAGATCATTCTTACTAAGCAGCAGTGAAGTATATCCTATGACATGCATGTTTTTGGTGTTTTTAATGGCATTTTCTTTTTACCACTGTTGATGGTGCAACTAGTTTTGTAGACTTGTCGCTGTGATTATGTCGGTTGTATGAGTGCATTAAATTGTTGTGTAATCATAATGCAGGGAGTGGTATGGATGGCATTTTCCTGAGCTGGTCAAAATTGTAAATGACAACTACCTTTATGCTAAGCTTGCCAAGTTTGTAACAAACAAATCTGATTTGTCGGAAAAGGATATTCCAGCTTTAGCAGATCTGATTGGAGATGAGGACAAGGCAAAAGAAATCGTTGAAGCAGCAAAGGCATCTATGGGTAACAAACATGTCCACAATTTTTATTTGCTTCCCAGTAGTCGCCACAGTAGATGCGTTTTACATAATCTTCTTCGTATATTTTCAGGCCAGGATCTTTCACCTGTTGATTTGATCAATGTCCAACAATTTGCTCAAAGAGTCATGAATCTATCTGAGTACCGTAAAAATCTATATGAGTATCTGGTGACGAAAATGAATGATATTGCACCAAATCTGACCTCATTGATTGGTGAAATGGTTGGAGCTCGTTTAATCTCTCATGCTGGCAGTCTTTCAAATCTTTCAAAATGTCCTGCCTCCACTCTCCAGATACTAGGTGCTGAAAAGGCGCTGTTCAGGTAATTGTTAGCTTATATATTCTAGCACCCTGTTTTCAAGTTCTCTTATTTATATCCTTCTGCTCATATATTGTGTATCTTCTGTTTTGTCAAGCATTCAAACTTTGTCCTCTATGTTTCTGAAATATTATGATTGATGTCCTGATTTCACTGCAGAGCTCTTAAAACTCGTGGAAACACACCGAAGTATGGCCTCATATTCCACTCATCTTTTATTGGTCGTGCATCAACCAAGAACAAGGGAAGAATGGCCAGATACCTGGCAAACAAATGTTCAATTGCATCACGCATTGACTGCTATTCAGGTTAGTTAGGACTTGTTTCGAAAGGTTAAACATTCTGACTGCATTTTCTGATTTCTTTTCCCATTGGGTCATGACTTCCAGATGTGAGTAGCTCCATTTTTGGTGAGAAGTTGCGTGAACAAGTTGAGGAGAGATTAGAATTTTATGACAAGGGTGTTGCGCCACGTAAGAACCTTGATGTAATGAAAGCTGCAATTGAGGGTATGACCAACACAGCTTTGGAGGAAGGTGAGTAAACTTCTCTTCGTTGGTCACTTAAGTTCAAGTCATTTTGCATGTAAATTTACATCTTCCCTGAACAATTATTTGGCAGGTGAAGAGAACGGTGGCACATCTGCTAAGAAGAGCAAGAAAAAGAAGTCTAGAGCTGAGGCTGATGGTGACGCCATGGATCTCGACAAGCCGGCCAACACCTCTGCAGCTGAAGCTGAGCCTGAaacagagaagaagaaaaagaaaaagaagcacAAGCTAGAGGAGCCCCAGGATCAGGAAATGGCAGCCACTGGCGATGACGAGActcccaagaagaagaagaagaagaagagccgtGATGCTTCAGCGGATGACGAGCCTAAAACAGCCACcgaagggaagaagaagaaaaagaagtccAAAACAGCGGGAGATGATTAGACTTGTACCTCTCTGTTGCTTGGGGAAATTAAACATCTAGTGTCAATGTACAATGATGGATCTAATTGGGTCTCAACCTTTTGGCGCTGACCACATTTGGAGGTCTATAATTTAGATGAGCATGTATTGAGGAAGCCTTTCAGCCATTGCCTTTTATTCCGATGTTGTGCTTTTACTGTTTGGGATTCATGATTCATATAGTGAGTAGCCCTGTTGCACTGTAGCATCTTGGAGTTAATGTTTCTTGAATGAAGATGTTTTGTTCTGCCGAAATAAGATCCGTTTTGCTGGTGCCTGGTTTTGACATGTTTTATTTCTATAGCTGCACTGGAGTTTGCATCAAAATTAAACTTAAAAAATGTGCAGCTCCCTCACATAGAGCCTACCTTATGCAGATCATGCTGAAGATCGTTGTTGATCTCATATCTGTTGATTGATGATCCTGTGACAATTTAGAATCTTGCTCCATCCAATTGTTGCATTTGGATTCTTGCTTCTTGGTACTGGGACTGGTCCTATTTCCATCCCATTCCTAGTCTTTACGGAAATACTGTaccagtttttttttttaaagtCAGCCTTCTTTTCTGTGCAACATTTGATCAGTATGAAACATACTACTGGACTCAAGTTCTTGACAAAAGAGGCTGTTGATTTATGATGGCACACTGGCTTAAAACTCATCCGGTGTGTGGCTTCAATGCCAGCCTGATATTTAACCTGATCCTGATGTTGCGGTATCAAAGCAAATGCTAGTAGCAAGCAGCTGATCCAAGCTATTTTAGCTGATCGTCCTGAGCTTATTATAAGCATATGAGTACTTCGATGCCTGAATTTACTAGTCCATCATGGTTTGTTTTACAACTACTTTGTTTTATGTGTCGATTTCATGTTTAGTGTTGCCAATTCAGAGTTAGGGTGATCACTGTCTGTCTGTGTGCACAAACCTACACAATTCTTTCCAAGGGAACAAACTACAGTACCCATCATATTGGTCAGGACTTCTTTTTTATTCAGTCATTTTATCATCAGCGTGACACTAAAGCATAATCATCAGATTCAACTTTCAAATGTTTCAAGAATTGACATTTTTGACCAGAGACCGTGAGGCAACTGCTCCACAAATTTAGGAATGACAAATTACCAAACAACACAATGGATCAGCCATCACATTACAGGACAACACTTTTACGGCCATAGTTTGTTCCAGCCTTAAACTAGAGTCCAGACATGCAAATAATGACAGCGCCAAACCGAATTGAAGTTCGTTTGTATACTTGTGTTCTGTCTGCAACATCCTTTAGTGTTACATCTTAC
It includes:
- the LOC127293966 gene encoding nucleolar protein 56 translates to MALYLLFESASGYALFHAYGIDEIGQSVDAVRSSVLDLKRFSKAVKLAGFTPFSSAIDALNQCNAISEGIMTDELRNFLELNLPKVKEGKKAKFSVGVMEPKVGSHITEATGIPCQSNEYVQELLRAVRLHFDQFIDQLKPSDLEKAQLGLGHSYSRAKVKFNVNRVDNMVIQAIFLLDTLDKDVNSFSMRVREWYGWHFPELVKIVNDNYLYAKLAKFVTNKSDLSEKDIPALADLIGDEDKAKEIVEAAKASMGQDLSPVDLINVQQFAQRVMNLSEYRKNLYEYLVTKMNDIAPNLTSLIGEMVGARLISHAGSLSNLSKCPASTLQILGAEKALFRALKTRGNTPKYGLIFHSSFIGRASTKNKGRMARYLANKCSIASRIDCYSDVSSSIFGEKLREQVEERLEFYDKGVAPRKNLDVMKAAIEGMTNTALEEGEENGGTSAKKSKKKKSRAEADGDAMDLDKPANTSAAEAEPETEKKKKKKKHKLEEPQDQEMAATGDDETPKKKKKKKSRDASADDEPKTATEGKKKKKKSKTAGDD